In one Andrena cerasifolii isolate SP2316 chromosome 2, iyAndCera1_principal, whole genome shotgun sequence genomic region, the following are encoded:
- the Raga-b gene encoding ras-related GTP binding A/B, translating into MKKKVLLMGKSGSGKTSMRSIIFANYIARDTRRLGATIDVEHSHVRFLGNLVLNLWDCGGQEAFMENYFASQRDNIFRNVEVLIYVFDVESRELDKDMHYYQSCLEAILQNSPEAKIFCLVHKMDLVQEDQRDIIFREREEDLKRLSLPLECTCFRTSIWDETLYRAWSSIVYMLIPNVKELEQSLKQFTNIIDADEVLLFERATFLVISYCQRQHHRDVHRFEKVSNIIKQFKLSCSKLAAQFQSMEVRNTNFAAFIDVFTSNTYVMVIMSDPAIPSAATLINIRNARKHFEKLERASQSSALSR; encoded by the exons ATGAAGAAGAAG GTCCTTCTAATGGGTAAGAGCGGCTCAGGGAAAACTAGCATGCGTAGCATTATCTTCGCCAATTACATCGCTCGCGATACTCGTCGCCTCGGAGCAACGA TCGACGTTGAGCACAGTCATGTACGATTCCTCGGGAACCTGGTGTTAAATCTTTGGGATTGCGGTGGCCAAGAAGCATTTATGGAAAATTATTTCGCATCGCAGCGCGACAATATATTTAGGAACGTAGAAGTGCTGATTTATGTTTTCGACGTAGAATCAAGGGAACTAGATAAAGACATGCACTATTATCAAAGCTGCTTAGAAGCGATACTGCAGAACAGCCCGGAAGCGAAAATATTCTGCTTAGTACATAAGATGGATTTGGTGCAAGAAGACCAGCGAGACATAATATTTAGAGAGAGGGAAGAAGACTTAAAAAGGCTCAGTCTGCCACTTGAATGCACTTGTTTCAGAACTAGTATATGGGACGAAACGCTGTACAG GGCATGGTCTTCGATCGTGTACATGTTAATTCCTAATGTTAAAGAGCTTGAACAAAGTTTGAAACAATTCACAAACATCATTGATGCTGATGAAGTACTTCTGTTCgaaagagcaacatttttaGTAATTAGTTATTGTCAAAGGCAACACCACAGGGATGTACATCGATTTGAAAAAGTCTCCAATATAATAAAGCAGTTTAAGTTAAGTTGCAG CAAATTGGCTGCGCAATTTCAAAGTATGGAAGTTAGAAACACGAACTTCGCCGCTTTTATCGATGTATTTACGTCGAATACATATGTGATGGTTATTATGTCGGATCCTGCTATTC CGTCAGCAGCAACGTTAATCAATATTCGTAACGCACGAAAGCATTTCGAGAAACTGGAACGTGCTAGTCAAAGCTCGGCATTAAGTAGATAG
- the Cahbeta gene encoding carbonic anhydrase beta isoform X1 — MDRIIKGIMQYRRCHREGMVKQFQKVRDHPEPKAVFFTCMDSRMIPTRFTETNVGDMFVVRNAGNVVPHSQHFVDELTMCEPAALELGCVVNDIRHVIVCGHSDCKAMNLLYALRDEEFASKANRRISPLRAWLCAHASSSLAKFQQLEVTGFHQPILFQAETPLRKFVAYIDPEDKFAIEDKLSQINTLQQLQNVASYGFLKKRLERHDLHIHALWFDIYTGDIYYFSRANKRFLEINETNEPFLLGEIKKYYS, encoded by the exons ATGGATAGAATAATCAAAGGTATAATGCAATATAGAAGATGCCATAGAGAAGGAATGGTGAAACAGTTTCAAAAAGTTCGAGATCATCCTGAG CCAAAGGCAGTATTCTTTACCTGCATGGACTCCCGGATGATCCCAACTAGATTTACGGAAACGAACGTTGGAGATATGTTTGTCG TCAGGAACGCCGGCAACGTTGTTCCTCACTCTCAGCATTTCGTGGACGAGCTGACCATGTGCGAGCCGGCAGCTTTAGAGCTTGGCTGCGTAGTAAACGACATAAGGCATGTTATAGTTTGCGGGCACAGCGACTGCAAAGCCATGAATTTGTTGTACGCTCTGCGGGACGAGGAATTTGCGTCTAAA GCAAATCGGAGGATATCACCATTAAGAGCGTGGCTGTGCGCACACGCTAGCAGCAGCTTGGCGAAGTTTCAGCAGCTCGAAGTCACCGGCTTCCATCAGCCGATACTCTTCCAAGCGGAGACGCCATTACGGAAGTTCGTGGCTTACATCGACCCCGAGGATAAATTTGCTATAGAGGACAAATTGTCACAA ATTAATACTCTCCAGCAACTGCAAAACGTAGCTTCCTACGGGTTTCTAAAGAAACGTCTGGAAAGGCACGATCTACACATTCACGCGCTGTGGTTCGATATTTATACTGGCGacatttattacttcagtaGGGCGAACAAAAGATTCCtcgaaataaacgaaacaaacgaaccgttCTTGCTCGGGGagattaagaaatattattcttAA
- the Cahbeta gene encoding carbonic anhydrase beta isoform X2, producing MDSRMIPTRFTETNVGDMFVVRNAGNVVPHSQHFVDELTMCEPAALELGCVVNDIRHVIVCGHSDCKAMNLLYALRDEEFASKANRRISPLRAWLCAHASSSLAKFQQLEVTGFHQPILFQAETPLRKFVAYIDPEDKFAIEDKLSQINTLQQLQNVASYGFLKKRLERHDLHIHALWFDIYTGDIYYFSRANKRFLEINETNEPFLLGEIKKYYS from the exons ATGGACTCCCGGATGATCCCAACTAGATTTACGGAAACGAACGTTGGAGATATGTTTGTCG TCAGGAACGCCGGCAACGTTGTTCCTCACTCTCAGCATTTCGTGGACGAGCTGACCATGTGCGAGCCGGCAGCTTTAGAGCTTGGCTGCGTAGTAAACGACATAAGGCATGTTATAGTTTGCGGGCACAGCGACTGCAAAGCCATGAATTTGTTGTACGCTCTGCGGGACGAGGAATTTGCGTCTAAA GCAAATCGGAGGATATCACCATTAAGAGCGTGGCTGTGCGCACACGCTAGCAGCAGCTTGGCGAAGTTTCAGCAGCTCGAAGTCACCGGCTTCCATCAGCCGATACTCTTCCAAGCGGAGACGCCATTACGGAAGTTCGTGGCTTACATCGACCCCGAGGATAAATTTGCTATAGAGGACAAATTGTCACAA ATTAATACTCTCCAGCAACTGCAAAACGTAGCTTCCTACGGGTTTCTAAAGAAACGTCTGGAAAGGCACGATCTACACATTCACGCGCTGTGGTTCGATATTTATACTGGCGacatttattacttcagtaGGGCGAACAAAAGATTCCtcgaaataaacgaaacaaacgaaccgttCTTGCTCGGGGagattaagaaatattattcttAA